The Chelatococcus sp. HY11 genome includes a window with the following:
- a CDS encoding response regulator — MISIIDDDESVRTATASLVRSLGLATSLFASAEDFLNSEQLTCSDCVITDVQMPGMSGMELQVRLKASGNPVPVIVITAFPEERLRHQAMSAGAIGFLSKPFDGGEMVACLDRALQDPQGQQVSL, encoded by the coding sequence ATGATCTCGATCATCGACGACGACGAATCTGTGAGAACCGCAACGGCGAGCCTCGTCCGTTCGCTGGGGTTGGCGACGAGTCTGTTCGCGTCCGCCGAGGACTTTCTCAACTCCGAACAGCTGACCTGCTCGGACTGCGTGATTACTGATGTCCAAATGCCAGGCATGAGCGGCATGGAGCTGCAAGTCCGTCTCAAGGCCAGCGGCAATCCCGTGCCCGTCATCGTTATCACCGCCTTCCCCGAGGAGCGGCTGCGCCACCAGGCCATGTCCGCGGGCGCGATCGGGTTTCTCAGCAAACCCTTCGACGGCGGCGAGATGGTGGCTTGCCTGGATCGCGCATTGCAGGATCCCCAGGGGCAGCAAGTGTCCCTGTAG
- a CDS encoding response regulator transcription factor codes for MATGNPPRVAAEASEPLVIVVDDDDALRAALSSLFRSIGLDVMLFASAAEFLAAPIPDVPRCLVLDIRLPGVSGLEFQSQLSRSGFNMPIIFMTGYGDIPMTVRAMKAGAVDFLTKPFRDQDILDAVATALDQDRSRRKSDQAIADVQALYNTLTEREKEIMAFVTAGLMNKQVAAEVGLSEITVKIHRGHAMKKMEARSLADLVRMAELLQLPKPKIASRR; via the coding sequence ATTGCGACCGGGAACCCGCCACGCGTCGCCGCTGAGGCGAGCGAGCCCCTCGTCATCGTGGTGGATGATGACGATGCCCTTCGGGCGGCGCTCTCAAGCCTTTTCCGGTCGATTGGCCTGGATGTCATGCTTTTTGCCTCGGCGGCGGAGTTCCTGGCGGCTCCGATCCCGGACGTCCCGCGCTGCCTGGTGCTGGACATCCGATTGCCTGGTGTCAGTGGGCTGGAGTTCCAGAGCCAGCTCTCTCGCTCGGGCTTCAACATGCCGATCATTTTCATGACGGGATATGGCGATATTCCGATGACTGTCCGCGCCATGAAGGCTGGAGCGGTTGATTTTCTCACCAAGCCCTTCCGCGACCAGGATATCCTCGACGCCGTGGCGACCGCCCTCGATCAGGACCGGTCCAGGCGCAAATCCGACCAGGCCATCGCGGATGTGCAAGCGCTCTACAACACCCTGACGGAGCGCGAGAAGGAGATCATGGCCTTTGTGACCGCCGGCCTGATGAACAAGCAGGTCGCGGCCGAAGTCGGGCTGAGCGAGATTACCGTCAAGATTCATCGCGGGCACGCGATGAAGAAGATGGAGGCGCGGTCGCTGGCCGATCTCGTGCGCATGGCAGAGCTTCTGCAATTGCCGAAGCCCAAGATCGCCTCACGGCGTTAG
- a CDS encoding ATP-binding protein, with amino-acid sequence MGRIVDVLRLFEPFYSTEPNGMGLGLSISRSIVEARRGRIKAIAQAEGGMTFRITLPLPIKDLPL; translated from the coding sequence ATGGGGCGGATCGTGGATGTGCTGCGGCTGTTCGAGCCCTTCTACAGCACCGAACCGAATGGCATGGGACTTGGACTGTCCATCTCGCGTTCGATCGTCGAGGCGCGTCGCGGTCGGATCAAGGCGATCGCCCAGGCTGAAGGTGGTATGACCTTCCGGATCACTTTACCCCTGCCGATAAAGGATTTGCCGTTGTGA
- a CDS encoding ATP-binding protein, whose translation MTERLLAKGDHIVAPAHATRVQALLAACISLGLVLALTVSMPFARLPTHGTEALLPAYAAATFILELMTAALLFALFNAQRTGALLLLASGYLFSALTIPAWAISFPGVFGSLGIDFGLQATAAVAALRRLAFPLSILAYALAPVCDRMSMSPGRAIAASIVGVCLAAGLLTGAILVNHRGLPTLMLDARQVDSLWFYVPGLALFLYGVNIVLLLWRRRAPLDIWVCLVLFSLFIELLTISYLGGAIRLSVGWWTGRIYGLVAASVILLVLLSESARVQGRLVETIAAERRARQNRLTAMEALSASIAHEINQPLTSMITNASAALRWLARQEPQVDKADAALRRIVDDGHRANKVVAGIRAMFSKGTQERAEVDLGAVVLEAVRTASAEANHGGIDLEVDLEPQLPAVNGNGAQLHHVLRNLIENAIDAVKAGGERSRRVILRARRDTYGVVTVSVEDNGTGVAHAIADRVFDPFVSTKPGGMGMGLMFCRSVIEAHGGRIWVTPNFPRGAVFHFSLPAAILSAAGPKTVDRDAQVER comes from the coding sequence TTGACGGAGAGGCTTCTGGCCAAGGGCGATCATATTGTGGCTCCCGCGCATGCGACGCGCGTTCAGGCGTTGCTCGCGGCGTGCATTTCGCTGGGCCTCGTGCTGGCCCTGACCGTTTCCATGCCATTCGCGCGCCTTCCCACGCATGGCACGGAGGCCCTGCTTCCGGCCTATGCCGCGGCGACGTTCATCCTGGAATTGATGACGGCAGCGCTCCTGTTCGCGCTGTTCAACGCCCAACGCACGGGTGCGCTCCTGCTCCTGGCATCGGGCTATCTGTTCTCCGCCCTGACAATACCCGCATGGGCGATTTCCTTTCCGGGCGTCTTCGGCAGCCTCGGGATCGACTTCGGCCTCCAGGCAACCGCGGCGGTTGCTGCCCTTCGGCGCCTGGCCTTTCCTCTTTCCATCCTGGCTTATGCCCTCGCACCAGTCTGCGACCGGATGAGCATGTCGCCCGGGCGCGCGATCGCGGCCAGCATCGTCGGCGTTTGCCTGGCCGCAGGGCTGCTGACAGGAGCGATCCTTGTCAATCACCGGGGGCTTCCCACGCTCATGCTGGATGCGCGGCAGGTTGATTCTCTATGGTTCTACGTGCCCGGGCTTGCTCTCTTTCTCTACGGCGTCAACATCGTCCTTCTGCTGTGGCGTCGTCGCGCACCCCTGGACATCTGGGTATGTCTCGTTCTCTTCTCGCTCTTCATCGAGTTGTTGACGATCTCCTATCTCGGAGGCGCCATCCGGCTCAGCGTGGGCTGGTGGACAGGACGAATTTACGGGCTTGTCGCCGCCAGCGTCATATTGCTCGTTCTCCTCTCCGAAAGCGCGCGCGTCCAGGGAAGGCTCGTGGAAACGATCGCGGCTGAGCGGCGCGCCCGTCAGAACCGGCTGACCGCCATGGAAGCCCTGTCGGCATCGATCGCCCACGAGATCAACCAGCCTCTCACGAGCATGATCACCAATGCCTCGGCCGCCCTGCGCTGGCTGGCCAGACAGGAGCCGCAGGTCGACAAGGCCGATGCCGCCTTGCGGCGCATCGTGGATGACGGGCATCGCGCCAACAAGGTCGTCGCCGGCATCCGGGCCATGTTCAGCAAGGGTACGCAGGAGCGCGCGGAAGTTGACTTGGGCGCGGTGGTGTTGGAGGCCGTGAGAACGGCGTCCGCCGAGGCGAACCACGGTGGCATCGATCTTGAAGTCGATCTGGAGCCGCAATTGCCCGCCGTGAACGGCAATGGCGCCCAGCTGCATCATGTCCTGCGCAATCTCATCGAGAACGCCATCGACGCGGTGAAGGCGGGCGGAGAGCGCTCCCGGCGCGTCATTCTGCGCGCGCGGCGCGACACATATGGCGTGGTCACGGTCAGCGTGGAGGACAATGGAACCGGCGTCGCGCATGCTATCGCGGATCGCGTGTTTGATCCGTTCGTTTCGACGAAACCGGGTGGCATGGGGATGGGCTTGATGTTCTGCCGATCCGTCATCGAGGCCCATGGCGGGCGCATCTGGGTCACGCCGAATTTCCCGCGCGGGGCCGTCTTCCATTTCTCCCTGCCTGCAGCCATTTTGTCGGCGGCAGGGCCGAAGACTGTTGATAGGGACGCGCAGGTGGAGCGATGA
- a CDS encoding redoxin domain-containing protein has product MSQTEISAAGALQPGQPAPAFTLPATPDQQLSLADLRGQPVILAFYPADWSPVCGDQMTLYNQVLPEFHRFGAHLVGISTDGVWCHAAFSEQRKLHFPLLADFEPKGGVARSYGVYRAAEGTAARALFVIDPAGVIRWSYVSPVGLNPGADGILSALEDLAQNPQGLGAQP; this is encoded by the coding sequence ATGTCTCAAACGGAAATTTCGGCAGCTGGCGCGCTGCAGCCCGGTCAGCCCGCGCCAGCCTTCACCCTGCCGGCCACACCGGATCAGCAGCTATCCCTCGCTGATCTTCGCGGGCAGCCGGTGATCCTTGCCTTCTATCCAGCCGACTGGAGTCCGGTTTGCGGCGACCAGATGACCCTCTACAATCAGGTCTTGCCTGAATTTCATCGGTTCGGCGCGCATCTCGTCGGCATTTCGACCGACGGGGTCTGGTGTCACGCGGCCTTTTCCGAACAGCGCAAGCTTCACTTCCCGCTTCTGGCCGACTTCGAGCCGAAAGGCGGGGTTGCCAGAAGCTACGGCGTCTATCGCGCCGCGGAAGGCACGGCCGCGCGGGCCCTGTTCGTCATTGATCCGGCCGGGGTCATACGCTGGAGTTATGTCTCGCCCGTTGGCCTCAATCCAGGGGCTGACGGAATTCTCAGCGCATTGGAAGACCTCGCGCAAAATCCACAAGGACTGGGAGCCCAGCCATGA
- a CDS encoding DsbA family protein has product MSRLTVPVSVEDHIQGPRDAPVTLLEYGDYECPYCGEAYPVIKAAQEALGDQLRFVFRNFPITEAHPHAGRAAEFAEAAATAGRFWEAHDLLYEHQDALEDLDLIAYGETVGLDRSAVLKAFDGRYDGKIRQDFMGGLRSGVNGTPTLFINGERYDGQRDVASLVAALERAVSGRG; this is encoded by the coding sequence ATGAGCCGCCTCACCGTGCCCGTCAGCGTCGAAGATCATATCCAGGGACCACGCGACGCGCCTGTCACGCTTCTCGAATATGGGGATTACGAGTGCCCCTACTGCGGTGAGGCCTATCCGGTCATCAAGGCAGCCCAGGAAGCGCTGGGAGACCAGCTCCGGTTCGTGTTTCGCAATTTCCCCATCACCGAAGCCCATCCTCATGCCGGTCGCGCCGCCGAATTTGCCGAGGCCGCCGCAACGGCCGGACGCTTCTGGGAGGCGCACGATCTTCTCTACGAGCATCAGGACGCACTGGAAGACCTCGACCTCATCGCCTACGGTGAGACGGTAGGCCTCGACCGCTCCGCGGTTCTCAAGGCCTTCGACGGCCGCTATGACGGCAAGATACGCCAGGATTTCATGGGTGGGCTGCGCAGCGGCGTAAACGGGACACCGACGCTTTTCATCAATGGAGAGCGTTACGACGGGCAGCGCGACGTCGCCAGCTTGGTTGCCGCACTCGAGCGAGCCGTTTCCGGCCGCGGCTGA
- a CDS encoding alpha/beta hydrolase → MPSVTTKDGVEIFFKDWGPKDAQPIMFHHGWPLSADDWDAQMLFFLAKGYRVVAHDRRGHGRSTQVWDGHDMDHYAADAAAVVEHLDLKNSVHIGHSTGGGEALHFTVRHGKGRVAKLVLIGAVPPLMLKTDANPGGLPIEVFDGFRKALADNRAQFFLDVPAGPFYGFNRPGAKVSQGVIENWWRQGMAGGAKAHYDGIKAFSETDFTEDLKAVEVPTLVMHGDDDQIVPFADSAPLSAKLVKGSTLKVYPGFPHGMCTTHADVINADLLAFIAQ, encoded by the coding sequence ATGCCAAGCGTTACCACCAAGGACGGCGTCGAAATTTTCTTCAAGGACTGGGGTCCCAAGGACGCACAGCCCATCATGTTCCACCACGGCTGGCCGTTGAGCGCCGATGATTGGGACGCGCAGATGCTGTTCTTCCTTGCTAAGGGCTATCGTGTGGTAGCCCATGACAGACGCGGTCACGGTCGCTCAACGCAGGTTTGGGACGGTCATGACATGGACCACTACGCCGCCGATGCCGCGGCCGTGGTCGAGCATCTCGACCTCAAGAACTCGGTTCACATTGGGCATTCGACAGGCGGTGGAGAAGCGTTGCACTTCACCGTCAGACACGGCAAGGGCCGCGTCGCCAAGCTCGTGCTCATCGGCGCCGTGCCGCCCCTCATGCTGAAGACGGATGCCAATCCGGGCGGGCTACCGATCGAGGTCTTCGACGGATTCCGCAAGGCCCTGGCCGACAACCGCGCCCAGTTCTTCCTCGATGTCCCCGCCGGTCCGTTCTACGGCTTCAACCGCCCCGGCGCGAAGGTCTCCCAGGGTGTGATCGAGAACTGGTGGCGCCAGGGCATGGCCGGCGGTGCCAAGGCCCATTACGACGGCATCAAGGCCTTTTCCGAGACCGATTTCACGGAGGATCTCAAAGCCGTCGAGGTTCCGACATTGGTGATGCACGGCGATGATGACCAGATCGTCCCCTTCGCCGATTCCGCGCCGCTGTCGGCCAAGCTCGTGAAGGGCTCCACCCTGAAAGTCTATCCGGGCTTCCCGCATGGCATGTGCACGACACACGCCGATGTGATCAACGCGGATCTCCTGGCTTTCATCGCGCAGTAA
- a CDS encoding hydrolase — protein MPTATPTPGKRLLDPSNHALILIDFQSQMAFATKSIDAVALRNNAALVSQAAAGFKVPTILTTVAEKSFSGPMFDEIIEAFAGQPMLDRTSMNIWEDAAVIARVNEIGSSRIVLAGLWTSVCIVGPALSALEQGYDVAVIADACGDVSSEAHERAMERMVQAGAVPMTSLQYLLELQRDWARSETYDLTTGIAKKFGGAYGLGIIYAKSMFDASEGH, from the coding sequence ATGCCGACCGCCACGCCCACACCCGGTAAGCGCCTGCTCGATCCCAGCAATCACGCGCTCATTCTCATCGACTTCCAGTCGCAGATGGCTTTTGCGACGAAATCCATCGACGCCGTCGCGCTGCGCAATAACGCGGCGCTGGTTTCCCAGGCGGCCGCCGGCTTCAAGGTGCCGACGATCCTCACGACGGTTGCTGAAAAAAGCTTCTCGGGTCCGATGTTCGACGAGATTATCGAGGCCTTCGCCGGACAACCGATGCTCGATCGGACGTCGATGAATATTTGGGAAGACGCCGCGGTCATTGCGCGGGTCAATGAGATCGGTTCATCGAGGATTGTCCTCGCCGGTCTCTGGACGAGCGTGTGCATCGTCGGACCCGCACTATCTGCCCTCGAACAGGGCTACGACGTCGCGGTCATCGCGGACGCATGCGGTGATGTGTCCTCGGAGGCGCATGAACGCGCCATGGAACGTATGGTCCAGGCTGGCGCGGTGCCGATGACATCTCTGCAATATCTTCTTGAACTCCAGCGTGACTGGGCCCGGTCGGAGACCTACGATCTAACAACGGGCATCGCCAAGAAATTCGGCGGAGCGTACGGTCTTGGTATTATCTACGCCAAGTCGATGTTCGATGCTTCCGAGGGACATTAA
- a CDS encoding amidohydrolase, producing the protein MTTAADLILLNGKVTTLDRSNPQAQAVAIKDGRILLAGTDADAMAHAGPGTKIVDVAGRRVVPGLIDSHMHIIRGGLNYNMELRWDGVRSLAQAMDMLRTQVAITPPPQWVRVVGGFTEHQFAEKRLPTLEEINAVAPDTPVFILHLYDRALLNGAALRAVGYTKDTPNPPGGEIVRDARGNPTGLLIAQPNATILYATLAKGPRLPAEYQKNSTRHFMREVNRLGVTSVIDAGGGFQNYPDDYAIIEELHREGLLTVRIAYNLFTQKPKEELRDFESWAMQVRPGQGDDLYRHNGAGEMLVYSAADFEDFQMPRPEMPSNMEADLEPVVRLLAENGWPWRLHATYDETISRALDVFEKVNRDIPLRGLNWFFDHAETISDRNIERIARLGGGIAVQHRMAYQGEYFVERYGHRSAERTPPIRKMLDMGVPVGAGTDATRVASYNPWVSLYWLVTGKTVGGLSLYPASNRLDRETALQLWTQANGWFSNESGKKGQIRTGQLADIAVLSADYFSVREDEIQDITAALTLLGGTPVHGDGDFRPLAPDLPPPMPDWSPVRRFGGYQQRAEALAATAAVASFCGCANSCNVHGHGHATAWGADVPVSDARSFWGALGCACWAV; encoded by the coding sequence ATGACGACTGCCGCTGATCTCATTCTGCTCAACGGCAAGGTCACGACGCTGGATCGTTCCAACCCGCAGGCACAAGCCGTTGCGATCAAGGACGGTCGGATTCTTCTCGCCGGCACGGACGCAGATGCGATGGCGCATGCCGGCCCCGGGACGAAGATTGTGGACGTCGCGGGGCGCCGCGTTGTGCCTGGGCTGATCGACAGCCACATGCACATCATTCGGGGTGGATTGAACTACAATATGGAACTGCGCTGGGATGGGGTGCGCTCCCTCGCGCAGGCCATGGACATGCTCAGGACACAGGTTGCAATCACGCCACCGCCGCAATGGGTGCGTGTGGTCGGTGGTTTCACGGAGCATCAGTTCGCCGAAAAGCGCCTGCCGACGCTTGAGGAAATCAACGCCGTCGCGCCCGACACGCCTGTCTTCATCCTCCATCTCTATGATCGGGCCTTGCTGAATGGCGCGGCGCTTCGCGCCGTCGGCTATACCAAGGACACGCCGAACCCTCCCGGTGGCGAGATCGTTCGGGATGCGCGCGGAAACCCGACCGGACTCCTCATCGCACAGCCCAATGCCACGATACTCTATGCAACGCTTGCGAAAGGGCCCCGGCTTCCGGCCGAGTACCAAAAGAACTCGACCCGCCATTTCATGCGTGAGGTCAATCGTCTCGGCGTGACGAGCGTGATCGACGCCGGAGGCGGTTTCCAGAACTATCCCGACGACTACGCGATCATTGAGGAACTGCACCGCGAGGGTCTTCTCACGGTGCGCATCGCCTACAACCTCTTCACCCAGAAGCCGAAGGAAGAACTGCGGGACTTCGAAAGCTGGGCGATGCAGGTGCGTCCCGGCCAGGGCGATGATCTCTATCGTCATAACGGCGCCGGCGAGATGCTCGTCTACAGTGCCGCCGACTTCGAAGACTTCCAGATGCCGCGCCCCGAGATGCCGTCGAACATGGAGGCGGACCTCGAGCCGGTCGTCCGTCTTCTCGCGGAAAACGGGTGGCCCTGGCGCCTGCATGCGACCTATGACGAGACCATCTCGCGCGCGCTCGATGTCTTCGAGAAAGTGAACCGGGATATCCCGCTTCGTGGCCTCAACTGGTTCTTCGATCACGCTGAAACGATCTCCGACCGCAACATCGAGCGGATCGCCAGACTGGGCGGCGGCATCGCCGTGCAGCATCGCATGGCCTATCAGGGCGAGTATTTCGTCGAGCGCTACGGCCACCGGTCCGCGGAACGCACGCCGCCAATCCGCAAGATGCTGGACATGGGCGTGCCCGTGGGGGCCGGAACAGATGCCACGCGTGTCGCCTCGTATAATCCATGGGTCTCGCTTTACTGGCTCGTGACGGGCAAGACTGTCGGAGGCCTCTCACTTTACCCGGCATCGAATCGTCTCGACCGGGAGACAGCCTTGCAGTTGTGGACGCAGGCCAATGGCTGGTTCTCGAATGAGAGCGGCAAGAAAGGTCAGATCAGGACCGGGCAGCTCGCTGATATCGCCGTCCTGTCCGCCGACTACTTCAGCGTTCGCGAGGACGAGATTCAGGACATCACCGCCGCGCTGACATTGCTTGGTGGGACGCCGGTCCACGGTGATGGTGATTTCCGGCCTTTGGCACCCGACCTCCCGCCGCCCATGCCCGACTGGTCCCCGGTGCGCCGTTTTGGCGGCTACCAGCAACGCGCCGAGGCGCTGGCCGCCACCGCTGCCGTCGCGTCGTTCTGTGGCTGCGCCAACAGCTGCAATGTCCACGGCCATGGTCACGCAACCGCGTGGGGCGCCGATGTTCCGGTGTCCGATGCCCGTTCCTTCTGGGGCGCGCTCGGCTGCGCCTGTTGGGCGGTCTGA
- a CDS encoding MFS transporter, protein MSPSEKPAASPTGSSGFAPLRRSVFAVLWVATVLGNTGSFMRDVASAWLVTDLSASPAAVAAVQAAGMLPVFLLAIPAGVLSDILDRRRFLIAIQIMLGCVSATLMLLAQSGLMSVSLLIALTFVGGIGAALMGPTWQSIVPELVPRAELKAAVALNSLGINIARSIGPAVGGFLLAAFGAAVTYGADVASYLIVIAALLWWKRPKSAEDELGEHFAGAFRAGLRYARASRELHVVLLRALVFFAFASAVWALLPLITRELLRGDAAFYGVLLGSVGLGAIGGALVLPALRERLGVDGLMLTAAIVTGAAALALAMAPPRWLAVAILLAMGGAWIIALTTLNATAQAILPNWVRGRALAVYLTVFNGAMAGGSLTWGLIAQEIGLSATLILSAAGLIASGLLVHRVRLPKGEADLTPSHHWPEPSLAEPVADDRGPVLILIEYRIAQRDRTAFLSALERLSHARRRDGAYSWGVTEDAADPEIIVEWFMVESWAEHLRQHRRVSHADADVQGEVRRFHILDDGPTVRHLLAVHARQGQPGK, encoded by the coding sequence GTGAGCCCATCCGAGAAACCAGCCGCCAGCCCGACGGGCTCCAGCGGCTTCGCGCCGCTGCGTCGCTCGGTTTTCGCCGTCCTTTGGGTTGCCACCGTTCTCGGCAACACCGGTAGTTTCATGCGCGATGTCGCCAGTGCCTGGCTGGTGACCGATCTTTCGGCTTCCCCGGCTGCGGTCGCGGCCGTGCAAGCCGCCGGGATGCTGCCAGTTTTCCTGCTCGCCATTCCGGCGGGGGTTCTGTCGGACATTCTCGATCGCCGCCGCTTTCTCATCGCCATCCAGATCATGCTGGGCTGCGTCAGCGCGACCTTGATGCTTCTCGCGCAGAGCGGGCTGATGAGCGTGTCATTGCTGATCGCCCTGACATTCGTCGGCGGTATCGGCGCCGCGCTCATGGGCCCAACCTGGCAATCGATCGTGCCGGAACTCGTGCCGAGGGCGGAACTCAAGGCCGCCGTTGCCCTCAATTCACTAGGGATCAACATCGCTCGCTCGATAGGGCCGGCGGTGGGCGGGTTCTTGCTCGCGGCCTTCGGCGCGGCGGTGACCTACGGCGCGGACGTGGCGAGCTATCTCATCGTGATTGCGGCGCTCCTCTGGTGGAAACGACCAAAAAGCGCGGAGGACGAACTCGGCGAACATTTCGCCGGCGCCTTTCGCGCGGGCCTGCGCTACGCGCGCGCCAGCCGCGAACTGCATGTCGTCCTGCTCCGGGCGCTGGTGTTCTTCGCCTTTGCCAGCGCCGTGTGGGCGCTGCTGCCGCTGATTACCCGCGAACTGCTCCGTGGCGACGCGGCGTTCTATGGCGTTCTGCTGGGCTCCGTTGGCCTCGGCGCGATCGGTGGCGCGCTGGTCTTGCCCGCCTTGCGCGAGCGCCTCGGCGTCGACGGCCTCATGCTGACCGCGGCCATCGTCACGGGCGCCGCAGCGCTCGCTTTGGCAATGGCGCCGCCGCGCTGGTTAGCGGTGGCGATCCTTCTCGCCATGGGCGGGGCCTGGATCATCGCTCTCACGACACTCAACGCGACCGCGCAAGCCATCCTCCCCAACTGGGTGCGGGGGCGGGCGCTGGCCGTCTATCTGACGGTGTTCAACGGCGCGATGGCCGGCGGAAGCCTCACCTGGGGGCTCATCGCCCAGGAAATCGGGCTGTCCGCGACGTTGATCTTGTCCGCGGCGGGCCTCATCGCGAGCGGGCTGCTTGTTCATCGGGTCCGGCTGCCAAAGGGCGAGGCGGACCTGACGCCTTCGCATCACTGGCCAGAACCTTCCCTTGCCGAACCCGTCGCGGATGACCGGGGGCCGGTTCTCATCCTCATCGAGTACCGGATCGCGCAGCGGGATCGCACGGCGTTCCTTTCCGCCCTGGAAAGGCTATCCCACGCGCGCCGCCGTGATGGCGCCTATAGCTGGGGTGTCACCGAGGATGCCGCTGATCCGGAAATCATCGTCGAGTGGTTCATGGTGGAATCGTGGGCGGAACATCTGCGCCAGCACCGACGCGTTTCCCATGCCGATGCGGATGTGCAGGGCGAGGTCCGTCGTTTCCATATTCTCGATGACGGACCCACGGTGCGCCATCTCCTTGCCGTGCATGCGCGGCAGGGCCAGCCTGGCAAATGA
- a CDS encoding DNA starvation/stationary phase protection protein has product MTTVPAKMRQIAPLRTPTDLGADATRDIAAALTGLLADVFALYIKTKNFHWHMSGPHFRDYHLLLDDQGDQIFAMTDAIAERARKIGGTTLRSIGHIHRLQRLADNDAPYVTAADMLSELGEDNKQLTAFLRAAHGVCEDYNDVATTSLIEVWIDETERRTWFLYEATRSNV; this is encoded by the coding sequence ATGACGACAGTTCCCGCAAAAATGCGACAGATCGCCCCCCTGCGCACACCGACGGATCTCGGGGCCGATGCAACGCGTGACATTGCCGCCGCCCTGACAGGACTTCTGGCCGATGTCTTTGCGCTCTACATCAAGACAAAGAATTTTCATTGGCATATGTCCGGTCCCCATTTCCGCGATTACCATCTTCTGCTTGATGATCAGGGCGATCAGATCTTTGCGATGACTGATGCCATCGCCGAGCGGGCGCGCAAGATCGGCGGCACGACGCTACGTTCGATTGGCCACATCCATCGGCTGCAGCGCCTTGCCGACAACGATGCGCCCTATGTAACGGCGGCGGACATGCTCTCCGAGCTGGGCGAAGACAACAAGCAGTTGACCGCATTCCTGCGCGCCGCCCATGGTGTCTGTGAGGACTACAATGACGTGGCAACGACCAGCCTGATCGAGGTGTGGATCGATGAAACGGAGCGGCGCACGTGGTTCCTCTACGAGGCCACGCGTTCCAACGTCTGA
- a CDS encoding response regulator, protein MTDSVVYVVDDDQSVRASLESLLASEGHAVLTFDSAQAFLEAPRPPLPACLVLDVRLRGVSGLEFQRELARNGILTPIVFITGHGDVPMSVAAMKAGAIEFLMKPFRDQDLLDAVHNGIDMDRRRLAQDRQITELRDRYALMTPREREIMPLVASGLMNKQIAMDLKLSEVTVKVHRAQIMTKMQARTLPDLVRIVDRLATDPAKA, encoded by the coding sequence ATGACGGATTCCGTTGTCTATGTCGTGGACGATGACCAGTCCGTAAGAGCCTCCCTCGAAAGCCTTCTCGCATCCGAAGGCCACGCGGTTCTGACGTTCGATTCCGCGCAAGCCTTCCTGGAGGCGCCCCGGCCCCCCCTGCCCGCGTGCCTTGTCCTCGATGTCCGGTTGCGAGGCGTGAGCGGCCTGGAGTTCCAGCGGGAACTCGCACGCAACGGCATCCTGACGCCGATCGTCTTCATCACCGGCCATGGCGATGTCCCGATGTCGGTAGCCGCCATGAAAGCCGGCGCGATTGAGTTCCTGATGAAGCCTTTCCGGGATCAGGATCTACTCGACGCGGTCCACAACGGTATCGACATGGACCGCCGCCGTCTCGCTCAGGATCGGCAAATCACGGAATTGCGCGATCGATACGCATTGATGACACCCCGGGAGCGGGAGATCATGCCCCTTGTGGCAAGCGGCTTGATGAACAAACAGATCGCGATGGATCTCAAGCTGAGCGAAGTGACCGTGAAGGTTCATCGCGCCCAGATCATGACGAAGATGCAGGCGAGGACGCTCCCCGACCTCGTACGCATCGTCGACCGTCTCGCGACGGATCCTGCCAAGGCCTAG